Proteins from a genomic interval of Leifsonia shinshuensis:
- a CDS encoding HRDC domain-containing protein: MAEHTVIDTPDGYHRALDRIVAGEGPIAVDAERASGFRYSQRAYLIQMFRRGSGTFLFDPPAIGRFDELNEAIAGDEWVLHAATQDLTCLREVGLDPVSIFDTELAARLLGMPRVGLGTVVEELLGIHLAKEHSAADWSTRPLPEPWLDYAALDVELLPDLRDAIEGLLVEAGKTDIARQEFADELTRELAVQRSEPWRRLSGIHSIRGLRNLAVARELWLSRDALAQQLDVAPGRLVPDASLTAAAKAMPDSKRALAAMREFTGRASRTELDRWWSAIEAGRTTEDLPVLRGPGDSLPPPRAWSDRNPEADARLKAARAALTTVAEELSLPLENLLTPDTLRRVAWTPPAEITAATVADALAKHGARRWQIEATSQAIAQAFVESSQTPGDASEAAS; the protein is encoded by the coding sequence GTGGCTGAGCACACCGTCATCGACACGCCCGACGGCTACCACCGGGCCCTGGATCGGATCGTCGCCGGCGAAGGACCGATCGCGGTCGACGCCGAGCGCGCCAGCGGTTTCCGCTACTCGCAGCGCGCGTACCTCATCCAGATGTTCCGGCGCGGCTCCGGCACCTTCCTGTTCGACCCGCCCGCGATCGGCCGGTTCGACGAGCTCAACGAGGCGATCGCCGGCGATGAGTGGGTGCTGCACGCCGCGACCCAGGACCTGACCTGCCTGCGCGAGGTCGGCCTGGACCCGGTCAGCATCTTCGACACCGAGCTCGCCGCGCGCCTGCTCGGGATGCCTCGCGTGGGCCTCGGCACCGTGGTGGAGGAGCTGCTCGGCATCCACCTCGCCAAGGAGCACAGCGCGGCCGACTGGTCGACGCGTCCGCTGCCCGAGCCGTGGCTGGACTACGCCGCCCTCGACGTCGAGCTGCTGCCCGACCTGCGCGACGCGATCGAAGGGCTGCTGGTGGAGGCGGGCAAGACCGACATCGCCCGGCAGGAGTTCGCGGACGAGCTCACCCGCGAGCTCGCGGTGCAGCGCAGCGAGCCCTGGCGGCGGCTCTCCGGCATCCACTCGATCCGCGGCCTGCGCAACCTGGCCGTCGCGCGCGAGTTGTGGCTGAGCCGCGACGCGCTCGCCCAGCAGCTGGACGTGGCGCCGGGACGGCTCGTTCCGGACGCCTCCCTGACCGCCGCCGCGAAGGCGATGCCCGACTCCAAGCGCGCCCTCGCCGCCATGCGGGAGTTCACCGGCCGCGCCAGCCGCACCGAGCTCGACCGCTGGTGGAGCGCCATCGAGGCCGGCCGCACCACCGAGGACCTGCCGGTGCTCCGCGGGCCGGGCGACAGCCTCCCGCCGCCGCGCGCCTGGTCCGACCGCAACCCGGAGGCCGATGCCCGGCTCAAGGCCGCGCGCGCCGCGCTGACGACCGTGGCCGAGGAGCTCTCGCTCCCGCTGGAGAACCTGCTCACCCCGGACACCCTGCGCCGCGTCGCGTGGACGCCGCCGGCCGAGATCACCGCTGCGACGGTCGCCGACGCGCTCGCCAAGCACGGCGCGCGACGCTGGCAGATTGAGGCAACCTCACAGGCGATCGCCCAGGCGTTTGTGGAAAGCAGCCAAACGCCCGGCGACGCGTCCGAAGCCGCTTCGTAG
- a CDS encoding DUF3000 family protein, whose product MSTPTSTPHLPGEYATALESIRAAKARPELVITEIPAPAQLAPFSIALAADVRPARHGDDSDLGTGRFILLYDPDEPEAWGGPFRIVCFAQAPLETDIGLDPFLADVAWSWLVDALDARHAKYTAASGTATKIISTGFGELAAQGDGAQIELRASWSPLETDIAAHVEGWGELLCMLAGLPPTGEGVSLLSARRTPRG is encoded by the coding sequence GTGTCGACACCCACTTCGACCCCGCACCTGCCGGGGGAATACGCGACGGCGCTGGAGTCCATCCGCGCCGCGAAGGCGCGCCCCGAGCTCGTGATCACCGAGATCCCCGCTCCCGCGCAGCTCGCGCCGTTCTCGATCGCGCTCGCGGCGGACGTGCGGCCGGCTCGGCATGGCGACGACTCGGACCTCGGCACCGGGCGTTTCATCCTGCTCTACGACCCCGACGAGCCGGAGGCCTGGGGCGGCCCCTTCCGCATCGTCTGCTTCGCACAGGCGCCGCTGGAGACCGACATCGGGCTCGACCCGTTCCTCGCCGACGTCGCGTGGTCCTGGCTGGTCGACGCGCTCGACGCGCGGCACGCCAAGTACACCGCAGCGAGCGGCACCGCGACCAAGATCATCTCCACCGGCTTCGGCGAGCTCGCCGCGCAGGGCGACGGCGCCCAGATCGAGCTGCGCGCGTCCTGGAGCCCGCTGGAGACCGACATCGCCGCCCACGTGGAGGGCTGGGGCGAGCTGCTGTGCATGCTCGCCGGGCTGCCGCCGACGGGCGAAGGAGTGAGCCTGCTGAGCGCGAGACGGACACCGCGTGGCTGA
- a CDS encoding alpha/beta hydrolase family protein, with protein MATTSSGSGGHGAFGKAVGITAAVAGGLILVTAAGAGYAMARVARTVITPVRRRPHRETVLRVDEALGTITLKRTPDAAMPGRFGLWFGSESGYAKIGGLLETADGSVVRELERVHFGDLGLGRARISGYYYLEPEELDLPVESVEIQTDLGQAPAWVFPAAADDAAAGRWVIQVHGWGATRQEGLRAVPTFHAAGYSCLLASYRNDGDAPESADRRYGLGGTEWRDIDAAIRYAVENGARSIVLMGWSMGGAVVLQTITRSPNLDQVTGVVLESPVVDWIDTLEFQANMLRLPDAIAQGAMRLIASNWSGPITGQGAPIDLRSMDFVARAADLSLPMLILHSEDDGFVPDTASRALAAARSDIVTFVPFTVALHTKLWNYDEAKWTASVREWLDGHA; from the coding sequence ATGGCGACCACCAGCAGCGGATCGGGCGGGCACGGGGCATTCGGGAAGGCGGTCGGCATCACGGCGGCCGTCGCGGGGGGACTGATCCTCGTCACGGCGGCCGGCGCCGGCTACGCGATGGCGCGGGTGGCGCGGACGGTCATCACGCCGGTGCGCCGCAGGCCGCACCGCGAAACCGTCCTCAGGGTGGACGAGGCGCTCGGCACGATCACCCTCAAGCGGACCCCGGACGCGGCCATGCCGGGACGCTTCGGGCTCTGGTTCGGCTCCGAGTCCGGGTACGCGAAGATCGGCGGCCTCCTGGAGACCGCCGACGGCAGCGTCGTGCGCGAGCTGGAGCGGGTCCACTTCGGCGACCTGGGCCTCGGCCGGGCGCGGATCAGCGGCTACTACTACCTGGAGCCGGAGGAGCTCGACCTGCCGGTGGAGAGCGTCGAGATCCAGACCGACCTGGGGCAGGCGCCGGCATGGGTGTTCCCGGCGGCCGCGGACGACGCGGCCGCGGGCCGCTGGGTGATCCAGGTGCACGGCTGGGGCGCCACCCGCCAGGAGGGGCTGCGCGCGGTGCCGACCTTCCACGCCGCCGGCTACTCGTGCCTCCTCGCGTCCTACCGCAACGACGGCGACGCCCCGGAGAGCGCCGACCGCCGCTACGGCCTCGGCGGGACCGAGTGGCGCGACATCGACGCCGCCATCCGCTACGCCGTGGAGAACGGCGCCCGCTCGATCGTGCTGATGGGCTGGTCGATGGGCGGCGCCGTCGTGCTGCAGACGATCACCCGCTCACCGAACCTCGACCAGGTCACGGGCGTCGTCCTGGAGTCGCCGGTCGTGGACTGGATCGACACGCTCGAGTTCCAGGCGAACATGCTGCGCCTCCCTGACGCGATCGCCCAGGGCGCGATGCGCCTGATCGCCTCCAACTGGAGCGGCCCGATCACCGGCCAGGGCGCCCCGATCGACCTCCGCAGCATGGACTTCGTCGCCCGCGCGGCCGACCTCAGCCTGCCGATGCTCATCCTGCACAGCGAGGACGACGGCTTCGTGCCGGACACCGCCTCCCGCGCGCTCGCCGCGGCGCGCAGCGACATCGTCACGTTCGTGCCGTTCACGGTGGCGCTGCACACCAAGCTCTGGAACTACGACGAGGCGAAGTGGACCGCCTCGGTGCGGGAGTGGCTGGACGGGCACGCGTGA
- a CDS encoding LD-carboxypeptidase translates to MSGAWRPVVPPAARPGDRVAVLSPSFAAPARWPAVHEQALRRLEELTGLVPVEYPTTRQLGATPEERARDLNAAFADPGIRAVLATIGGDDQIRVIPHLDLEAVLSDPKPFLGYSDNTNLLNWLWSAGVAGFYGGSTQVNLGPGPRVHDSHLRSLRAALLGGERIELTDPGESEDFGTDWGDPRALTETGDREPTEGFAWAGPARRVTGRTWGGCLEVVDWILLADRFPFPPSALEGAVLLVETSELTPPAHWVRYTLRALGERGLLAPLAGVLAARPPVSTFEHRPDAAERARLRAAQRDAVIETVAEYNPEAVVCVAVPFGHTTPQWIVPYGGEVTLDGESRRVFADYRRG, encoded by the coding sequence GTGAGCGGGGCGTGGCGGCCGGTCGTGCCGCCCGCGGCCCGGCCGGGCGACCGGGTGGCGGTGCTGTCGCCGTCGTTCGCGGCGCCGGCGCGCTGGCCCGCCGTGCACGAGCAGGCGCTGCGGAGACTCGAGGAGCTGACCGGGCTCGTCCCCGTGGAGTACCCGACCACCCGCCAGCTCGGCGCGACGCCGGAGGAGCGCGCCCGCGACCTGAACGCGGCCTTCGCCGATCCCGGGATCCGGGCGGTCCTGGCGACGATCGGCGGCGACGACCAGATCCGGGTCATCCCGCACCTGGACCTGGAGGCGGTGCTTTCGGACCCCAAGCCGTTCCTCGGTTACAGCGACAACACCAACCTCCTGAACTGGCTGTGGTCGGCGGGCGTCGCCGGGTTCTACGGCGGCAGCACGCAGGTGAACCTGGGACCCGGGCCGCGCGTCCACGACAGCCACCTGCGGTCGCTGCGGGCCGCTCTGCTCGGCGGCGAGCGGATCGAGTTGACCGACCCGGGGGAGTCGGAGGACTTCGGGACGGACTGGGGCGACCCGCGGGCGCTCACCGAGACCGGCGACCGCGAGCCGACGGAGGGGTTCGCGTGGGCCGGCCCGGCGCGGAGGGTGACCGGCCGCACCTGGGGTGGGTGCCTCGAGGTCGTGGACTGGATCCTGCTGGCCGACCGCTTCCCGTTCCCGCCGTCGGCCCTGGAGGGCGCGGTGCTGCTGGTCGAGACGAGCGAGCTCACCCCTCCCGCGCACTGGGTGCGCTACACCCTGCGCGCGCTGGGCGAGCGCGGGCTGCTCGCGCCCCTGGCCGGCGTGCTCGCGGCGCGACCGCCGGTGAGCACGTTCGAGCACCGGCCGGACGCGGCCGAGCGGGCCCGACTCCGAGCCGCCCAGCGCGACGCCGTGATCGAGACCGTCGCCGAGTACAACCCCGAGGCCGTCGTCTGCGTCGCGGTGCCGTTCGGCCACACGACGCCGCAGTGGATCGTGCCGTACGGCGGCGAGGTCACCCTCGACGGCGAGAGCCGCCGGGTGTTCGCCGACTACCGGCGCGGCTGA
- a CDS encoding SufE family protein, with protein MTALTGTLAEIRDDFQALEQNDRLQLLLEFSDELPDLPERYRDHPDLLERVEECQAPVFIFVEVDDNDIVHLYATAPKEAPTTRGFASILVQGLAGLTADEVLAVPDDFPNTLGLTQAVSPLRIRGMSALLGRTKRQVRAKVAA; from the coding sequence ATGACCGCCCTCACCGGCACGCTCGCCGAGATCCGCGACGACTTCCAGGCGCTGGAGCAGAACGACCGCCTGCAGCTGCTGCTGGAGTTCTCGGACGAGCTCCCCGACCTCCCGGAGCGCTACCGCGACCACCCGGACCTGCTGGAGCGCGTCGAGGAGTGCCAGGCGCCGGTGTTCATCTTCGTGGAGGTCGACGACAACGACATCGTGCACCTCTACGCGACGGCCCCCAAGGAGGCGCCGACCACCCGCGGCTTCGCGTCGATCCTGGTCCAGGGCCTCGCCGGTCTCACGGCCGACGAGGTGCTGGCGGTGCCGGACGACTTCCCGAACACGCTCGGCCTGACCCAGGCGGTGTCGCCGCTGCGCATCCGCGGGATGTCCGCGCTGCTCGGGCGCACGAAGCGGCAGGTGCGGGCGAAGGTGGCGGCGTAG
- a CDS encoding sulfurtransferase: MAIATDPSTDFAGYAHPERLVSTGWLAEHLGEPGLVVVESDEDVLLYDTGHIPGAVKIDWHTDLNDPVIRDYVSPDRFAELLGSKGIARDTTVVIYGDKNNWWAAYALWVFTLFGHEDVRLLDGGRDKWLAEGRELTREVPTPAPVEYPVVERDDHTIRAFKEDVLAHLGLVRSGEGALIDVRSPEEYSGERTEIPGYPTEGALRAGHIPSAASVPWARAAAPDATFKRRADLEAIYLGDAGLKPGDDVVAYCRIGERSSHTWFVLTHLLGFENVRNYDGSWTEWGSAVRVPIVTGTEPGEVPAL, translated from the coding sequence ATGGCCATCGCCACCGACCCGTCGACCGACTTCGCCGGCTACGCGCACCCCGAACGGCTGGTGAGCACGGGCTGGCTGGCCGAGCACCTCGGCGAACCCGGCCTCGTCGTGGTCGAGTCGGACGAGGATGTGCTGCTCTACGACACCGGCCACATCCCCGGCGCCGTCAAGATCGACTGGCACACCGACCTCAACGACCCGGTGATCCGCGACTACGTCAGCCCGGATCGCTTCGCCGAGCTCCTGGGCTCCAAGGGCATCGCCCGCGACACCACCGTCGTGATCTACGGCGACAAGAACAACTGGTGGGCCGCGTACGCGCTCTGGGTGTTCACCCTGTTCGGCCACGAGGACGTCCGCCTGCTCGACGGCGGCCGCGACAAGTGGCTCGCGGAGGGCCGCGAGCTCACCCGCGAGGTGCCGACGCCCGCGCCGGTGGAGTACCCGGTGGTGGAGCGCGACGACCACACCATCCGCGCCTTCAAGGAGGACGTGCTCGCCCACCTCGGGCTCGTCCGTTCGGGGGAAGGGGCCCTCATCGACGTCCGCTCCCCCGAGGAGTACAGCGGCGAGCGCACCGAGATCCCCGGCTACCCCACCGAGGGCGCACTGCGCGCCGGCCACATCCCGTCGGCCGCCTCCGTGCCGTGGGCGCGCGCCGCCGCGCCGGACGCGACCTTCAAGCGCCGCGCCGACCTGGAGGCCATCTACCTCGGCGACGCGGGCCTGAAGCCCGGCGACGACGTGGTGGCGTACTGCCGCATCGGCGAGCGCTCCAGCCACACCTGGTTCGTGCTGACGCACCTGCTCGGCTTCGAGAACGTCCGCAACTACGACGGCTCCTGGACGGAGTGGGGCTCGGCCGTGCGCGTGCCGATCGTGACGGGCACGGAGCCGGGCGAGGTTCCCGCGCTCTGA